The Ascaphus truei isolate aAscTru1 chromosome 18, aAscTru1.hap1, whole genome shotgun sequence genome window below encodes:
- the LOC142469013 gene encoding G2/mitotic-specific cyclin-B2-like, with product MATRRAAIPRESENALAGAMRSKTQITVRRPALGEIGNKVAMRNRQPAVKNCKVVAKPTKPVTTKVTNINVKPKAVAVKPAVVAAPPPEPSPRPMDVSMKEEELCQAFSSVLTNVEDIDVEDGENPQLCSEYVKDIYTYLRHLEVQQAVHPRYLEGKEVNERMRAILVDWLIQVHARFQLLQETLYMGIAVMDRFLQVQPVSRNKLQLVGITSLFVASKYEEMYTPEIADFVYITDNAYTQAQIKEMEMTVLRELKFDLGRPLPLHFLRRASKSCSADAEQHTLAKYLMELTLVDYDMVHFHPSEIAASALCLSQKVLCQGKWGATQTYYTGYAEEDLLFIMKHMAKNLCKINQNATKHVAVKNKYASSKLLKISTLPQLKSPLIADLAASLSSL from the exons ATGGCGACTCGTCGCGCTGCG ATTCCACGTGAGTCTGAAAATGCTCTTGCAGGCGCAATGCGATCGAAGACTCAAATAACAGTCAGAAGACCTGCTCTCGGTGAAATCGGCAACAAGGTTGCCATGCGCAATAGGCAGCCTGCTGTCAAG AACTGCAAGGTGGTGGCAAAACCCACAAAACCAGTAACTACTAAAGTGACAAATATAAACGTGAAACCCAAGGCTGTTGCTGTTAAACCAGCAGTGGTAGCCGCTCCACCTCCG GAACCTTCACCACGCCCTATGGATGTGTCCATGAAAGAGGAAGAGTTGTGTCAAGCCTTCTCCAGTGTTTTGACCAATGTGGAGGATATTGATGTAGAGGATGGTGAAAACCCTCAGTTATGCAGTGAATATGTGAAGGACATCTATACCTACTTAAGACACCTGGAG GTTCAGCAGGCTGTGCATCCAAGGTACCTTGAAGGAAAAGAGGTGAATGAACGAATGAGAGCCATCCTGGTTGACTGGCTGATCCAAGTCCACGCTAGATTCCAGTTACTTCAGGAGACCTTGTACATGGGTATAGCGGTTATGGACCGTTTCTTACAA GTTCAGCCAGTCAGCCGCAACAAGCTTCAGTTGGTTGGCATAACTTCGCTCTTTGTGGCTTCCAAATATGAAGAGATGTACACTCCAGAGATTGCTGACTTTGTTTACATCACTGACAATGCCTATACCCAGGCTCAGATCAAAGAGATGGAAATGACGGTCCTGAGGGAGCTCAAGTTTGACTTGGGCCGTCCACTACCCCTCCACTTCCTGAGACGGGCATCAAAGTCTTGCAGC GCTGATGCAGAGCAGCACACTCTTGCAAAATACCTAATGGAGCTGACATTGGTCGACTATGACATGGTACACTTCCACCCTTCAGAGATTGCTGCTTCCGCCCTTTGTCTGTCTCAAAAAGTTCTGTGTCAAGGCAAATGG GGTGCTACCCAGACCTACTACACAGGGTATGCAGAGGAAGATTTGCTGTTTATCATGAAGCACATGGCCAAGAATTTGTGTAAAATCAACCAGAATGCAACGAAACATGTG GCTGTCAAGAACAAATATGCCAGCAGCAAACTCTTGAAGATCAGCACTCTTCCTCAGCTGAAGTCTCCTTTAATCGCAGACCTTGCTGCGAGTCTGTCATCCCTATAG